In the Acidobacteriota bacterium genome, ACGTCGATGAAAGGAGCATAGGTTGCCTTCTTCTTTCCGGTAAGATATTCCACCACTTTCGTGCAGAGGCGGCCCAGCGTTTTCCCTTCGGCGTTGACAAGCCACCATTTTTTTTCGATCTCCCCCTTTGAAGGGACATAAGTTTTCATGGTTATACCTCGGCTGCGATTAACTATATTTATCAATCCGACATCTTAAAAGTTTTTTAAGATGATTGCCTCTATTTCTTTAGAACCATCGTTTTCATCTTTCAAGATTGAAATTCGCTTTTCTAAGCCTAATAAAGAAATTGATTTTTTACTATAGCTGCAATATTTTGTCAAGGATAGAGCCAGCATTGTTTGCTCCACTGGCATCTCAAGAATTAGTCTTCTGAAATAAACGAAGCAATCACTTTGGATGCTCCTTTGAGGGTTTTTTGAGTCAATCCCATCTTCAGTTGAAAATGGGATTGACTCCATCAGGAAAATGAATAATTGAGATTCAAAATAAGCTGAGCTGAAAAGAAAGGACATCGGGTAAAATTCCTCCAAAATGTTATATGATTACTCGCCCATGGCTATGAGAGATGTAGGAAATATAAGAGAGATGTTTTCGAGCATATCGGGAAGGTATGACCTCCTGAATCATCTCCTTAGTTTTAACATAGACAGAAGATGGAGAAAGAAACTAATCGCAATGATCCCTGCCAGGAGCCGTCTCGTTCTCGATTACTGCTGCGGTACTTCCGATCTAGGAATTCTAGCAGCTAAATCGGAAAAATCTATCATTGGATTGGATTTCAGCCATGAGATGCTGGTTGAAGGTAGCAGAAAGATCCTGAAGGAGGGGTTGAACCACACCGTCTGTCTCATCGAGGCGGATGCCCATGTACTGCCCCTGAAAGATGGAAGTGTTGACACCATTATGACCGCCTTTGGCATCAGAAACCTGGTGGACCTTGAAAGAGGCTTTTCTGAAATGGCAAGAGTCCTGACTGCAGGAGGGACGGCACTGATAATCGAATTCAGCAACCCGACCAACATCTTCATAAAGATGCTTTACTATCCTTACCTGAGATTCCTCCTTCCTCTCTTCGGAACTCTGATCAGCGGGAACAGGAACGCGTATCATTACCTCACCTCAACGATCATGGCTTTCCCGGAACCTGAAAAGATCCGGCAGATAATGGAAAAAGCAGGTTTTGAAAAGGCAAATCTCAAAGGCCTATCAGGCGGGATCGTTACTCTATACATCGCCAATAAGAGAACTGGCGAACAATGAGGGTTTATCTTCTTCCCGGACCTCTCTCTTCGATTGTGAGGACGATGTATCAGATGAAGCTTTCTTCGCCCATGAGGAGGTTCATGATTGCCTTCTGCACATGGAGTCTATTTTCAGCCTGCTGGAAGATCACTGAATATTGAGCATCGGCAACGTCGTCGGTGACTTCTTCTCCCCTGTGTGCTGGGAGGCAATGCATGAAGATGGCGCTCTTTGAAGCCATATCCATTACAGTCGAATTGACCTGATAGTCTCTAAACTTCCGGATCCTTTCTTCCCGTTCCGCTTCCTGTCCCATGCTTGCCCAGACATCCGTGTAAACGACATCGGCCTTTTTCAGTCCTTCGCGGATATCATTGGTGACATGTATCTCTACCCCTGTCTTCTTCGCATCCTCCCTAGCTTCCCTCGCTACCTCTTCTCTCGGTTCGTACCCTGGGGGTGTGACTATGGTGATGTTCGCTCCCACCTTAGCGGCGCAGTGCATCAGTGAGTGTGCCACGTTGTTTCCATCCCCGACAAATACGACCTTCAATCCCTTGAGATCTCCCTTGATGTCTCTGATCGTGAAGAAGTCAGCGAGCGCCTGGCAGGGATGGAATAGATCCGATAGCCCGTTGATCACTGGAATGCCGGCATAAGCCGCCAGGTCAACGATCGTCTGATGGCTGAACGTCCTTGCCATGATGGCGTCGGTCCATCGCTCGAGATTTCTGGCCACGTCGGGGATAGATTCCCTCTTCCCAATCTGAGCATCCGATGATGCGAGGTAGATGGCGTGCCCTCCCATCTGAGTCATGCCAACCTCAAAGGTGACCCTCGTTCTAAGAGAAGGCTTCTCAAAGATCATGGCGAGGGTCTTTCCAGCAAGAGCATCGGTGTACCGATCAGGATTGGCCTTCATGATCTCCGCCAGATTAAGAATCTCCAGAATTTCATCGATCTCCAGGTCATGGATGGATATAAGGTCCGTGTTTTTCATCTTTTCTCCCGCTTTTTAGCCCATTATGATAACAGATTGAGAGCCGATTTTTAAAAAGCCTGCGAATTTTATCAGGTTATGATTCTTTGGTCCGCTCGACCATAGGAGGAAAGAGCGGAAGGCTCTCTCGGATGATGAGTGTCCCGCTTTTCCCTTCTATTGCATCCTTTACGGAAGAGATCGAAGTAATAAGGACTTCCTTACCAGTGGTTTCGACGAAATCGATGGCGGCTTCCACCTTGGGGCCCATACTCCCTGGCGGGAACTGACCCTGCTGAAAATATCTCTTAGCTTCCTTCAGAGTCAGGAGAGAAAGCTCCTTCTGGCTCTTCTTGCCGTAATTAAGGTAAACCTTCTCGATGTCCGTTAGAATGATGAAGAGATCGACGCCAACCTCCTTGGCGATCAGAGCTGCGGCATAATCTTTATCGATGACAGCCTCGATCCCGTGTAGAAATCCCCGTTCATCCCTGTAGACAGGGATGCCACCTCCACCTGCCGCTATGAGGACGTAACCCTGGGTTATGAGACTCTTGATGACATCCATCTTCAGGATGGCAATCGGCTTCGGTGAAGGGACGACCTTTCTGTATCCTCGTCCGCTATCCTCCACCATCGTCCATTTTTTCTCGGCCATGAGATACTCTGCTCTGTAAGCGGTGTAGAATGGACCGATCGGCTTGGTTGGATTCTTCAGAGCCGGGTCATCCTTGCTGACCTCGACCTCGGTGAGGATGGTAACAATATCCTTCTTGATTCCCCTCTTCCTGAAGGAGTTGGACAGTGCCTTTTCGAGCATATACCCGATGCTCCCCTCGGACTGGGCTACGCAGACATCAAGGGACAATGGCGGGACTTTGGTGACTGCTTCCTCCACCTGGATCAGGATATTTCCTACCTGGGGACCGTTACCGTGGACAAGTATTAGGTCGAACCCCTTTTCCACAATGTTGCAAAGAATCTCGGCAACCCTCGCGGCATTCTCGAGCTGCTCGCCCTGTGTTCCCTCTTTTCCTCTCTCAATGAGGGCATTACCACCGAAGGCTATCAGTGCAATCTTTCTGTCGTCCATCTGTCAATCCCGGAACCTTTCAAGGACTTCTGCCAGGTCAGGCTTGCTCATCTCTCTAAGCCTGTAGGTCACCCGCAGCGCCTGTTTCTTGAAGTCGATGATGCGTCTCAGATCGATGGGCGTTCCAATAATTATAAGGTCACAATTTGTCCTCTCAATGGTTTCCTGAAGCTCTTTGATCTGCCTGTCACCATATCCCACGGCAGGGAGGAGTGCTCCTATATGTGGATAATCCTCAAAAACCTTCTGAATAGAACCAACGGCAAAGGGTCTCGGGTCAATGATCTCAGCGGCGCCGAATTCACGCGCGGCTATGGTCCCAGCCCCATATTTCATCTCTCCGTGTGTTAGAGTAGGACCATCTTCGACGATCAGCACGCGTTTCCCCTTTATCATTTTGGAATTGTCAACTTCTATCTTCAAGTCAGCCTCAATCACTATCGCCTTAGGATTGATTTTTTTTATATTCCGTTTGACTTCCTGGACCCCCTCCTTCGGTGCAGTCGAGACCTTACTAATGATGATGACGCCAGCCCTTCTCAGATTGACCTCTCCGGGGAAGTACCTGATTTCATGTCCCGGCCTGTGCGGATCGACAATGACTATCTCTAGAGAGGGCTTATAGAAGGGCAGGTCGTTATTTCCACCATCCCACATGATGATATCGGCTTCCTTCTCCGCCTCTTTCAGGATCGCTGCATAATCGACTCCGGCATAAACGATGTTGCCGTTCGTGACATGATGTTCATACTCTTCCCTCTCCTCGAGCGTACATTCCTGCCTATCGATATCCTCTACCGACGCAAACCTCTGGACCTTCTGCTTTACGATGTCACCGTAAGGCATGGGATGCCTTATGACGACAATTTTCTTTCCCATGCCGCGAAGAATCTTGGATATCCTCCTGGTCGCCGGGCTTTTACCGCTTCCCGTCCTCACGGCACATATGGAAATTACAGGGAGCCTGGATTCCAGCATGGTGTGCCTTGAGCCGATCAGCTTGAAATCAGCCCCCGCAGCAATCACCTGGGAAGCCTTATGCATGACAAATTCGTGCGATATGTCGCTATAGGAAAATACAACCTCATCGATCCCATGTTGATCAATGAGCTCATTAAGCCTTTTTTCCGAATAGATGGGTATTCCCTCAGGATAAAGCTTTCCGGCAAGCTCGGCCGGGTACTGCCTCCCTTCGATGTTTGGTATCTGTGTCGCGGTGAAGGCCACAACTCTGTAATTCTCATTATCTTTAAAGTATAGGTTGAAGTTATGAAAGTCCCTTCCTGCTGCTCCCATTATGAGAACATTTTTGACTGCCATAGAACCTCCTGATTAATTATGATAAAGATGATTTTTTCTGAAAAATGAAAACGGAGCTTAAGCTCCGTATAATCCCTGGTTAAAATTAATATAAAAATATAGCAAATGCTTAGCTTAAGTCAAGGAAGGGAGGGTTTCAATGGATCGATCCCTAATTCTATTATTTTTGTATATAATTCTGTTTCACTAAGACCAAGGATCTTCGAAGCTTCTTTCATGTCGCCTTGCGCATCATTCAGCGCTAGAAATATCTTAAATTTCTCAGCGACACCGGCACCTGCGTCCCTTGCCTCTTGGAGATCCTTTTCCTTTAAAGAGGCAATGAATCCCTCAAAGGCAAGCCGAGCCTCATTTCTCCAGCCTATGCCTTTACTGATACACCACTCTGCAAGCGTTTGTCCTGGCAAGTTCAAATGTTCAATCTTGATTAGATCCCCCTCAACCAGGATGACAGCCCTTTCCATGCAATTCTCGAGTTCCCTGATGTTCCCGGGCCAGTGATAACTTTCCAGGGTTTTCAGAGCCCCATCGGTGAGTTTTAAATTCTTCTTCCGGAACTCTCTTGAGAACTTCTCAATAAAATGCCTGGCAAGGAGATGAATGTCTGATTTTCGTTCCCTCAGTGGCGGTATCAGAACCGGAACCACCGAAATCCTGTAGTAGAGGTCCTCCCTGAATTTCCCTTCCTCCACGCTCTTCTTCAGGTTCCTGTTTGTGGCGGCTATGATCCTTACATCGACTTCGACGGTCCTGGTCCCTCCGATCTTCTCAAACTTCTTTGTCTCGATGACGCGAAGGAGCTTGACCTGGACGTTGTGGGCGAGGTCTCCAATCTCATCCAGGAAGATCGTCCCCCTGTGAGCCATCTCAAATCTTCCCATCCTGGATGTGTGGGCACCAGTATAGGCTCCTTTTTCATGGCCAAAGAGCTCATTTTCAAGTAGGGTCTCTGGAATGGCGGCACAGTTGATAGGAACAAACGGCTCATTCTTTCTTTTGCTCAGAAAATGAACGGCACGGGCAAAGAGCTCTTTCCCCGTGCCGCTTTCGCCAAGGAGAAGAACCGTTGCATCAGTAGGGGCAATCTTCTTGATCTCAGCCTCTATATCTTTGATCTTCTCATGCTCCCCGACAATTTTCGGAAAGCCAAGCTTCTCTGAAAATTCCTCCTTCAAGATTATATTTTCCGTAAGAAGGTTCCTCTGCCTGATTCCCCTGTCGATGAGGAGAAGCAAGTGGTCTGTATCCACCGGCTTCGAGATGTAATCGAAGGCTCCTTCCTTCATGGCAAGGACGGCATCTTCGATCGTCCCGTAAGCGGTCATGACGATTACAGGGATGCTGGCATCAACTTCCATGGTCGCCTTGAGGATCTGGTGACCATCAGCTTCAGGCAGCCGCAGATCGGTTAAAACGAGGTCGTAGCCTTTCTGGTTAAGCATGGATATGGCGGCTCTGCCGCTCGGCGTGTCGTCGACGAGATGACCTTCCGATTTCAGCGTCTTTTTTAGGACCTCTCTCAGGGAGTCCTTGTCCTCAACGAGTAAGATTCTGCTCATGCCTCTCAGATACCCGCGTTTCTCAGCTCTTGCTTAAACCTTTCGAGTTCCTCTTCAGCTCTTCTCAGATCCTCCTCGCCCTGCTCTATCTGCTTCTCCGTCCTTTCAAGTCTCTTTGCGTTATCCATGGAGGCTTCCTCCTTCTGATCCTCTTCGGTTATCTCAGGGCGAGGCAAGAAAGGATTCTGGATCGATGCTCTCTTTTTCTTGAGATACTCCAGTCGTTGCTCTGCTTCTTTCACTTTAGCTTCCTTTTCCGCTATCCTGGCCTCTTTCCATTTCTGGACCGCCTGGGGTTCGGTAATCTTCTTTATGATCTCTTCGACGGATTCAAATGTGGCTTCTTCCTCTACCTCTTCTGCCTTTTTCTTCTCTCCCTCTGTCGCATATTTCTCAAGGTCATCGTTCGTGAAAACGTACGGCTCTTCCTCTTTCTTAGTCTCCTCTTTCTTCTTCTCTTCCCCGGCAGATGCAAAGGGAAATGCCAAGATAAGCAGTGCTATCAGCAGAAATGCGAGAAGTCTCAGATATTTTTGCATCGACAAATCCTCCTACTAACTTTATAAAATAAAACGCAATGAAATTATAATACAAAAGTCTTCACTATTCTTTTCTAAATAGTAAAGAAGTTTCCTGCGTTTTATAGAACTCTTAGCCCCTGAGCGACACTTGCCGGGAGCAGCGGGGGTTCCCATCCGGGCAAGCAGGAAGGGGAAAGCCCGCCCTTTGCATATCAATTTGCATCAAATTGTGGGATTACATGTCCGTCTGCATGGAAGAGATGACGACTCTAGGCAGGTCAAGCTCTGCGGGAGGCCACTGTCCTTTAATCAACCTCTCATCGAAGTAGATCTCCGGTGTGCCTGCAATGGCATGATCCTCGCCTGCTCCCTCCTTGGCGATGACACTTCCGAAATAGACCGCCTGTCCCTTTGCATTGAACTTCCCGTTAGTGTATAGAACCCCATAAAAGTTGATCTCGGTATTGATGGGTGAACCGGCATCCTCCCTGTCTGAAGCACTGGTTGATGTGGGGGTTCCGGTCAAATTGTACGTGCCTGTCTTCGAAGCAGGGTAACTCAAATTGAGATGCGTCTCTCCATCATTGTAGGCACCATCGAGAGGTTGTCCATTGGACCCATCGAGGTAAGGCTCTCCGGGGGGGATCAGATTCCTCATGGGAGGGCTTCCAATACCCAGCGTAACAAAGTTGGATGAATTCAAATATACAAATCCTCCCGACCACCACCCTTTTCCGCTGATTGTCACCTCGGGCGTCAGGTTATCGTACCATCCGTCTGCATCGTCATCATGGGGTGCTTTGCCATCGGCCGTGTCAAAGAAGAACAAGCCCATATTCGTATTCGTGAAGTACTCGATGGAATTGGGAGTGCCGCCGCCGTCTTCTTTGAAAAGCTGGGTAGCCGGATCATAGGAATAATAATGGATATTTCTTCCGCCGCTCAGGGCTATATTCTTCCACATGTCGTAATCGAAGTTCGGACATAGGTCCTTATCTACATACTGGAAGAGATTGCTGTGCTCCTTATCGATATCGGTCGCCACTGCAGCCGGATCAAACGGCCAGGGCTGCTGGTTTGTATTGGGAGCCCCGATGATCTGTCCCCCTACCTCTGCCTTGTACCAGGGATCCTCGATCGAATCGTCCGAGGAGTTGATCCACGCATTTAAATCAGAACCTGTTATGTGGGTCAGCAGATCTTCCCATGGAAATGCGCTGTTATGCTTGACGTCGATGGAACCGC is a window encoding:
- a CDS encoding sigma-54 dependent transcriptional regulator; amino-acid sequence: MSRILLVEDKDSLREVLKKTLKSEGHLVDDTPSGRAAISMLNQKGYDLVLTDLRLPEADGHQILKATMEVDASIPVIVMTAYGTIEDAVLAMKEGAFDYISKPVDTDHLLLLIDRGIRQRNLLTENIILKEEFSEKLGFPKIVGEHEKIKDIEAEIKKIAPTDATVLLLGESGTGKELFARAVHFLSKRKNEPFVPINCAAIPETLLENELFGHEKGAYTGAHTSRMGRFEMAHRGTIFLDEIGDLAHNVQVKLLRVIETKKFEKIGGTRTVEVDVRIIAATNRNLKKSVEEGKFREDLYYRISVVPVLIPPLRERKSDIHLLARHFIEKFSREFRKKNLKLTDGALKTLESYHWPGNIRELENCMERAVILVEGDLIKIEHLNLPGQTLAEWCISKGIGWRNEARLAFEGFIASLKEKDLQEARDAGAGVAEKFKIFLALNDAQGDMKEASKILGLSETELYTKIIELGIDPLKPSLP
- the argF gene encoding ornithine carbamoyltransferase; this translates as MKNTDLISIHDLEIDEILEILNLAEIMKANPDRYTDALAGKTLAMIFEKPSLRTRVTFEVGMTQMGGHAIYLASSDAQIGKRESIPDVARNLERWTDAIMARTFSHQTIVDLAAYAGIPVINGLSDLFHPCQALADFFTIRDIKGDLKGLKVVFVGDGNNVAHSLMHCAAKVGANITIVTPPGYEPREEVAREAREDAKKTGVEIHVTNDIREGLKKADVVYTDVWASMGQEAEREERIRKFRDYQVNSTVMDMASKSAIFMHCLPAHRGEEVTDDVADAQYSVIFQQAENRLHVQKAIMNLLMGEESFI
- the ubiE gene encoding bifunctional demethylmenaquinone methyltransferase/2-methoxy-6-polyprenyl-1,4-benzoquinol methylase UbiE; this encodes MRDVGNIREMFSSISGRYDLLNHLLSFNIDRRWRKKLIAMIPARSRLVLDYCCGTSDLGILAAKSEKSIIGLDFSHEMLVEGSRKILKEGLNHTVCLIEADAHVLPLKDGSVDTIMTAFGIRNLVDLERGFSEMARVLTAGGTALIIEFSNPTNIFIKMLYYPYLRFLLPLFGTLISGNRNAYHYLTSTIMAFPEPEKIRQIMEKAGFEKANLKGLSGGIVTLYIANKRTGEQ
- a CDS encoding cyclic 2,3-diphosphoglycerate synthase, whose product is MAVKNVLIMGAAGRDFHNFNLYFKDNENYRVVAFTATQIPNIEGRQYPAELAGKLYPEGIPIYSEKRLNELIDQHGIDEVVFSYSDISHEFVMHKASQVIAAGADFKLIGSRHTMLESRLPVISICAVRTGSGKSPATRRISKILRGMGKKIVVIRHPMPYGDIVKQKVQRFASVEDIDRQECTLEEREEYEHHVTNGNIVYAGVDYAAILKEAEKEADIIMWDGGNNDLPFYKPSLEIVIVDPHRPGHEIRYFPGEVNLRRAGVIIISKVSTAPKEGVQEVKRNIKKINPKAIVIEADLKIEVDNSKMIKGKRVLIVEDGPTLTHGEMKYGAGTIAAREFGAAEIIDPRPFAVGSIQKVFEDYPHIGALLPAVGYGDRQIKELQETIERTNCDLIIIGTPIDLRRIIDFKKQALRVTYRLREMSKPDLAEVLERFRD
- a CDS encoding PilX N-terminal domain-containing pilus assembly protein encodes the protein MKERLMKMVKGQKGSALVISLLVMVIMTLLGISFLLMADTENKISVNERNYSITHYVAEAGVKLVKNWFDRPDSPYSYLVPASSQVDRSLRMIDHDNNPSTARVLADGTSGKPYYKQTTNDIFDKPYRGILEDALSGTEDGPDMRISESSSSSSVRAFLQSVNDVILPDFPKSHYRARITQIDIYEPPIITIGANRIRYGMGTVRVTASLFENAGTSNERKIAERVVKAVLNETPYPGPWGPLHSCRNLSWTGDFSVFWGVATAVNNADFISGGSIDVKHNSAFPWEDLLTHITGSDLNAWINSSDDSIEDPWYKAEVGGQIIGAPNTNQQPWPFDPAAVATDIDKEHSNLFQYVDKDLCPNFDYDMWKNIALSGGRNIHYYSYDPATQLFKEDGGGTPNSIEYFTNTNMGLFFFDTADGKAPHDDDADGWYDNLTPEVTISGKGWWSGGFVYLNSSNFVTLGIGSPPMRNLIPPGEPYLDGSNGQPLDGAYNDGETHLNLSYPASKTGTYNLTGTPTSTSASDREDAGSPINTEINFYGVLYTNGKFNAKGQAVYFGSVIAKEGAGEDHAIAGTPEIYFDERLIKGQWPPAELDLPRVVISSMQTDM
- the arcC gene encoding carbamate kinase → MDDRKIALIAFGGNALIERGKEGTQGEQLENAARVAEILCNIVEKGFDLILVHGNGPQVGNILIQVEEAVTKVPPLSLDVCVAQSEGSIGYMLEKALSNSFRKRGIKKDIVTILTEVEVSKDDPALKNPTKPIGPFYTAYRAEYLMAEKKWTMVEDSGRGYRKVVPSPKPIAILKMDVIKSLITQGYVLIAAGGGGIPVYRDERGFLHGIEAVIDKDYAAALIAKEVGVDLFIILTDIEKVYLNYGKKSQKELSLLTLKEAKRYFQQGQFPPGSMGPKVEAAIDFVETTGKEVLITSISSVKDAIEGKSGTLIIRESLPLFPPMVERTKES